The genomic window GGCAGGTTATGTTCAAGATGTGAGTATCATATTCCTTCGCCTTCCCTGTTCATTGCTATGATTGAGCTGGGGGACTCTTGTTGTGCCCCTAAGCAAGAACCTGATTTCCTTCTCCTGTGCATTATAAGGACACTGTTCTACCTACAAAAATGGTTAGTGGTTTCTTGTTTAAAGTAGCTCATGTTCAAAGTGTGTCTAGAGGTTTGGCTGCAGTGGAGCCTCTCTGGATAGCATGGGACTCCAAGATCTGTTCCCTGAAATGGTGTTCACTCTGAACAGGACAGTATTACTAGTTAACACAAAGTTTatgccaattattattttttttagttcatgCCATAGTCAAAAGGAACTTTGTCACGTTCACACAACCAGTTGTGTTGCTATTGAAGAACTGATGCAAAACTAACgtgcttcaaaacaaaatattgtggTGGCCAGTTCATCATATATTAAAATTTGTATGCAGGAACTGGTTTTTCCGAGTACCAGATGCAGGCACAGAGTGTTTTGGGAATGGTGCCCACATGCAGACATTGTCGTTTGAAAGGACATGGGTATGTGATGTGAGAATGGGAAAGGATTGGGCCCCTACTAGTCTGGATTTTGCCTGTAAAATGTGTGCAAGAATTATTATGGAGTGCATCATATGAAGCAGTTTTGCATCAGTTAACTTCTGAAagcctcttttttttcttaaaaagaataaataaatgcttaagAGAGTCTGAAATGGTGTGAAATGAGTCTTGCATTTCTCTTAAATGGAGCTGGGCTTTAGATACAACATAGATCGCACCACCATATTTCTGTTCCCTGGTGAAGGATTCTGAATTCACAAAATACAATGACAGCACAGACAGAAACCATTGGCCCATTAGAACTGAATGCCCTCTTTAACCCTCGGGTTGCTGTACTGCTTTCCACCTGTTCCATggagataataattttattttatttttaccctgccaatctggctgggtttccccagccactctgtgtggcttacagaatatataaaacatcataaagcatcaaacattttaaaaaaacttctcgatacagggctgccttcagatgtcttctaaaagttgagtAGTTCTTTATCTTCTcaacatctgctgggagggcattccacagggcgggctccagtgagggaactgccagaaggccctcggagccggatctgtgtctgggcagaacgatgggggtggagatgctccttcaggtatactgggccaaagctgtttagggcttcaaaggtcagcaccaacactttgaattgagctcgaAACGTACTGGGACCCAGTGTCGgagggtcattccatatcaagtgatccaacttttttacctcatgtcatccaattttctcAATGATCAAAACGAAGTTCAAATCTAAAATAAACAAGACTTCAACCACTAGAATTAATGCTTTGAAAGCATGCTTGTGAAGTACTAACAAGAATTATTTCAAAGTGTTTATTGTATCATGCAACAGCAAGCTATCACTCTGCtatggaaaacatttttttaaaagcctaacTAGCGTTTCAGATACCTTTTAATTGAAGaactttctaaagaaatgcctgaagtaactgatattataggttgaagtcttgtttattttgttttactcCATGGAGACCCATTTATCCTAAATGGAACCCAATAAGGCAGACATGTgcgtgcagtttttttttaatgtgattccACTGAGATCCCaaaatgaaattttgcaggtagctcttaaaaatattaaataacacAATTTCTTGAGAAAATTTTAATTGTATTAGATCTTGtaacaaatttaaaatttaaagtacACCCATCATATGACATTAAAGCCCATGAAATTCTGAAGAGATTGGTGTTTTCAGTTTTGACGTATCTCAATCCTGGGCTGAGCTTTAAAGGTTTTTGTGTAGTCTGGCAAGGCCAAaatggtcatttatttattttttggaaatttcaaaccctcataactcaCAAACGGAATGAGGTAAAAAATTAGATTTGAACTTAGTTTTCCTCATTCAATAAGtctacaaaatattaagaaaattggatgacgTGGTAAAAAGTTGCATCACTTTTTTGATTGAATGAAGTGTCAAGAGGAATAGTGGGGCTGTAGTGTATACCGGTAGATGGTCCCTTCCAGAATTAAAATCCTCCGCTACTGAAGTTTCAGAGAATTCCTCTTCTGAGCTCTCCAACCTTCACATTCCTTCTATGcaacacacattttctttttcagtCTTGTAGTTCCAGCCAAAGCCTTCTTTTGGGcgagtttgtttttaaactgccaAGTAACTTGCATTTGCATCTTGAGTTCCAACTGGTGCTTCATGCCTCAGCTGCAGCAGGCGGATGTCCTGCAAAGCAAGGCCACACCATTCCCAAGCAGGGATTAAAGCCATTGACAGATTAAAATGAACACGTTTGTTGCACCCATCTCAAAGCCTGGTGCCTGCAACTCCTCTTCTATTTAAATAATGTTTATGCCGCTACTTGGCAGATCAACAAAATCACAGCAACCCGCAGCCTCTTGTGTGCAATCCTAAAAaggcacaacacaaaaggaaatctGGTTGAGAGCAGTGCTTGCACTTGGTTAAAGATGCAAAGGAGGAGGGACAATTGTCTAATACTGCAGACCTTCCATGATGTGCCCCtgtattccagggacagtcccagatttacagaagctgtcgcagtttccgatttgatccaagaatgtcctgcttttccttaggacacccctattttcatcagagaaatgttggagggtaagaaGTTATGCAACCCTGGAGCCAAGGAGATGTGACTTTAtgaccttcagaagacatctgaaggaagccctgtagagggaagctttttaatgtttaatgtttatatatatattggaagctgctcaagagtggctggggcaacccagtgagatgggcagCTCATCACCAtcattgaataggatgtccctattttcattggagaaatgttggagggtagggtgTTGTGCGACCCCCAGCCAAGGAAATAGAaaacacttgaaggcagccctgtttgggggcggggggagctttttaaatgttttatgtttttatatatgttggaagctgctcaagagtggctggggcaacgcatttagatgggcaggttacaaataaaattactattatcGAATGGTTCGTCCCTCTTGTTGGAGATATTCCAGTTCCTGCTGGCTCTGCCTTCCTGTCCTGCCGGGACCGGGCCGCCCCCCACCTCGCTGGGTCTGCGCCGCCAGGCCCCCGCCGTGCCCCGGGCACCCCCAGCGCCGGTTCTTCCCGCTCCACGGCGCCGGCCGGTCGCTCCGGATGCGGAAGCCGCACGTGGAGGGCGGagagcggcaggaggaggagcaggaggcggcGCCGTCGCTGCTGCAGCCCCGGCGGAGCGGAGCGTGGCGGCTGGTGGTGGCGCGTCCGGGGCGGGGCGGTTGGCTGCCTGGCCGGGTCCCTCCTTCCTCCGCCCACGCCCCATCCGGCCTCGGCGCGGGGACTGGCCGCTCGCCCGTTGGCCGCCGCCTCCTTCGCGCGCCCGGCCgagagaaagaaggcaggcagccccCTCCGGAGAGCGAGCAAGTGAGCGAGCGAGCGCACCAGGCGGCGCCCACGACGATGCCGCGCGCGCGGCGGAGGGCGACGTTGGCCGACCGGCCGCTCGGCTGATGCGCCCCGGAGGAAGGGCCGCGCCGGGCCCGGCTGGTCGCCGCCGCCGGTCGTGATCGAAGGGGCGGCCGCGCCGGAGACGCCGCCACCATGAGGCTCCGCATCTACAAGCGCAAagtgctggcgctgctgctcgcCCTGGCCGCCGCCGCCTGCGCCCTGGCGCTCTGGGGAGGCGCCGGAGAAGCCGCCGGGGGAGCCAAGCGGGAGGACGATCgggcaccgccgccgccgccgccaccaccgggAGACCAGCCCGCGGCGccggccggcagcagcagcagcagccttcccGCCCGCGCCGGGCAGCGGCTCCCCAACGCGTCGTCTCCGGCGTGGCTCCCCGGGGAAGAAGCGGCCGCGTCGGCGCTGCTTGGACCCAACCGGACGCTGCACTACCGCTCTCTCGTCTACCGGCTCAACTTCGACCAGCCCGTGCGCAACGAGGAGCGCTGGCGGGCGGCGACGTCGGAGGGCGACGGCGCGGCCGCTTCCCCGGACGGCGTggcggtggcggtggtggtgcAGGTGCACGAGCGCGCCGAGCACCTCCGGCTGCTGCTGGAGTCCTTGCGCCGCGCGCCGGGCGCCGAGCGGGTGCTGCTGGTGCTCAGCCACGACGTGTGGTCGGCCGAGCTGAACGCGCTGGCCGCGTCGGTGGACTTTTGCGCCGTGCTGCAGGTCTTCTTCCCGTTCAGCCTGCAGCTGTACCCGGGCGAGTTCCCCGGCACGGACCCGCGGGACTGCGCGCGCGATGTGGGCCAGGCGGCGGCGCTGCGCCTGGGCTGCCTCAACGCGCAGTACCCGGACGCCTTCGGCCACTACCGCGAGGCCGCCTTCGCGCAGACCAAGCACCACTGGTGGTGGAAGCTGCACTTCGTGTGGGAGCGAGTGCGCGCCCTGCGACGCCACCCGGGCCTCGTGCTCTTCCTGGAGGAGGACCACTACTTGGCGCCCGACTTCTACCACGTGCTGCAGCGCCTGTGGGCCGCTCGCCAGAGGGACTGCCCCGAGTGCCAGGTGCTGTCGCTGGGCACCTATGCCCCCGTGCGGGGACCCTTCTCCGGCCGCGCCGACAAGCTGGAGCTGAAGACGTGGAAGTCCACCGAGCACAACATGGGCATGGCCTTCGGGCGGGACACCTACGAGCAGCTGATGGGCTGCGCCGAGGCCTTCTGCACCTACGACGACTACAACTGGGACTGGACCCTGCAGCACCTGACCGTCAGCTGCCTGCCGCGCTTCTGGAAGGTGCTGGTGCCCGAGATCCCCAGGGTCTTCCACACGGGCGACTGCGGCATGCACCACAAGAGGCAGTGCCAGCCCGCCGCCCAGAGTGCCAAAGTCGACGCGCTGCTCGACGCCAACCGGCAGCACCTGTTCCCCGAGACCATGGTGGTGGGCAAGAGGTATTCGCTGGCCCCGCTGAGCCCCCACGTCAAGAACGGCGGCTGGGGAGACATTCGGGACCACGAGCTCTGCAAAAGTTACCGCAGGTTGCAGTGAGCAGAGCCGGGTGTGGATGGAGCCTTGTCCTTCCCGCTGTCGGGCCTGTGGGATCTGTTACAGGCATGAGCttgaaactggggtggggggtgtattGATTGGTTTCTGCTTTAATGTGGACAGTGGTTATTACAGCGAGAGACGGGAAACAGAAGTGTTTCTGAGGCAGAAAGGTCCTGTAGGGgaatgttaaaaataaacataaatgcTACTTGTTTACTGGAAAAAATAATTGACAATTTTTACCTAGGCCTTTTTATAAAG from Lacerta agilis isolate rLacAgi1 chromosome 1, rLacAgi1.pri, whole genome shotgun sequence includes these protein-coding regions:
- the MGAT2 gene encoding alpha-1,6-mannosyl-glycoprotein 2-beta-N-acetylglucosaminyltransferase — protein: MRLRIYKRKVLALLLALAAAACALALWGGAGEAAGGAKREDDRAPPPPPPPPGDQPAAPAGSSSSSLPARAGQRLPNASSPAWLPGEEAAASALLGPNRTLHYRSLVYRLNFDQPVRNEERWRAATSEGDGAAASPDGVAVAVVVQVHERAEHLRLLLESLRRAPGAERVLLVLSHDVWSAELNALAASVDFCAVLQVFFPFSLQLYPGEFPGTDPRDCARDVGQAAALRLGCLNAQYPDAFGHYREAAFAQTKHHWWWKLHFVWERVRALRRHPGLVLFLEEDHYLAPDFYHVLQRLWAARQRDCPECQVLSLGTYAPVRGPFSGRADKLELKTWKSTEHNMGMAFGRDTYEQLMGCAEAFCTYDDYNWDWTLQHLTVSCLPRFWKVLVPEIPRVFHTGDCGMHHKRQCQPAAQSAKVDALLDANRQHLFPETMVVGKRYSLAPLSPHVKNGGWGDIRDHELCKSYRRLQ